One genomic window of Niveibacterium sp. SC-1 includes the following:
- a CDS encoding IscS subfamily cysteine desulfurase, translating into MKFPIYLDYSATTPVDPRVAAKMIPYLTEHFGNPASRSHAFGWETESAVEEAREQVAALVNADSKEIIWTSGATESNNLAIKGAAQFYKGKGKHLITPKTEHKAVLDTMRELERQGFEVTYIDVQENGLIDLEAFKAALRPDTILASVMFVNNEIGVIQPIAELGEICRERGIIFHVDAAQATGKVEIDLEKLKVDLMSFSAHKTYGPKGIGALYVRRKPRVRLEAQMHGGGHERGLRSGTLATHQIAGMGEAFRIAREDMTKDNAHIRALRDRLLKGLSDLPETFVNGDLEHRVPHNLNISFAYVEGESLIMAVKDIAVSSGSACTSASLEPSYVLRALGRNDELAHSSIRFTIGRFTTQEEVDFTIDLLHKKIGKLRELSPLWEMVQDGVDLNTVQWAAH; encoded by the coding sequence ATGAAGTTTCCGATCTACCTCGACTACTCCGCGACCACCCCCGTTGACCCGCGAGTGGCGGCGAAGATGATTCCGTATCTGACCGAGCATTTCGGCAATCCGGCCAGCCGTTCCCATGCCTTTGGCTGGGAGACCGAGAGCGCGGTCGAAGAAGCGCGCGAGCAGGTCGCGGCGCTGGTCAATGCCGACTCCAAGGAAATCATCTGGACCTCGGGCGCGACCGAATCGAACAACCTCGCCATCAAGGGTGCCGCCCAGTTCTACAAGGGCAAAGGCAAGCACCTCATCACGCCCAAGACCGAACACAAGGCCGTGCTCGACACCATGCGCGAGTTGGAGCGCCAGGGCTTCGAGGTCACCTATATCGACGTCCAGGAGAACGGACTTATCGACCTCGAGGCCTTCAAGGCCGCGCTGCGTCCCGACACGATCCTGGCCTCGGTGATGTTCGTGAACAACGAGATTGGCGTGATCCAGCCGATCGCCGAACTGGGCGAGATCTGCCGCGAGCGCGGCATCATCTTCCACGTGGATGCGGCGCAGGCGACCGGCAAGGTCGAGATCGATCTGGAGAAGCTCAAGGTTGACCTGATGTCCTTCTCCGCGCACAAGACCTACGGCCCCAAGGGCATCGGCGCGCTCTATGTGCGTCGCAAGCCGCGCGTGCGCCTGGAAGCGCAAATGCACGGCGGCGGCCATGAGCGTGGCCTGCGCTCGGGCACGCTGGCGACGCACCAGATCGCCGGCATGGGCGAAGCCTTCCGCATCGCGCGCGAGGACATGACCAAGGACAATGCACACATCCGCGCTTTGCGCGATCGTCTGCTCAAGGGCCTCTCCGATCTGCCCGAGACCTTCGTCAATGGCGACCTCGAGCACCGCGTGCCGCACAACCTCAACATCAGCTTCGCCTATGTCGAAGGCGAGTCGCTGATCATGGCCGTCAAGGACATCGCCGTGTCTTCGGGCTCTGCGTGTACCTCGGCTTCCCTGGAGCCTTCCTATGTGCTGCGTGCGCTGGGCCGCAACGACGAGCTCGCGCACAGCTCCATCCGTTTCACCATCGGCCGCTTCACGACGCAGGAGGAAGTCGATTTCACGATCGACCTGCTGCACAAGAAGATCGGCAAGCTGCGCGAGCTGTCGCCGCTGTGGGAAATGGTCCAGGACGGCGTGGACTTGAATACGGTCCAGTGGGCCGCACACTGA
- a CDS encoding inositol monophosphatase family protein — translation MHPTLNIAVKAARRAGSIINRASLDVDLLTVRTKQPNDFVTEVDRAAEEAIIEVIREAYPDHAILAEESGASEAESEHRWVIDPLDGTTNFIHGFPQYSVSIAYQVAGVTQQAVVFDPNRNELFTASRGRGAFLNDRRIRVSKRTRLGEALIGTGFPYRVFTHVEMYLAIFRELTEKSAGLRRPGSAALDLSYVACGRYDAFFELGLAPWDFAAGALMIQEAGGLVTDFAGEADFFETGNIVAGNPKVFAQLMQVIQQHRGDLA, via the coding sequence ATGCATCCGACGCTCAATATTGCCGTCAAGGCCGCGCGCCGGGCCGGTAGCATCATCAACCGCGCCTCACTCGATGTGGACCTGCTGACCGTCCGCACCAAGCAGCCCAACGATTTCGTCACTGAAGTTGACCGTGCAGCGGAAGAAGCCATCATCGAAGTGATTCGCGAGGCCTATCCCGACCACGCGATTCTAGCAGAGGAGTCTGGCGCCTCTGAGGCGGAAAGCGAGCACCGATGGGTGATCGATCCGCTCGATGGCACCACGAACTTCATCCACGGCTTCCCGCAATACTCGGTCTCGATCGCCTATCAGGTCGCGGGCGTCACCCAGCAGGCGGTCGTCTTCGACCCGAACCGCAATGAGCTCTTCACGGCCAGCCGTGGCCGCGGCGCGTTCCTCAATGATCGTCGCATCCGCGTCTCCAAGCGCACGCGACTTGGTGAGGCACTGATCGGCACGGGCTTTCCCTATCGCGTCTTCACGCACGTGGAGATGTATCTGGCGATTTTCCGCGAACTGACTGAAAAGAGCGCGGGCCTGCGTCGGCCGGGCTCCGCCGCACTCGACCTCTCGTACGTGGCTTGCGGCCGCTACGACGCCTTCTTCGAACTCGGCCTCGCGCCTTGGGACTTTGCGGCCGGCGCCCTGATGATCCAAGAGGCCGGTGGTCTTGTGACCGACTTCGCCGGCGAGGCTGACTTCTTCGAGACCGGCAACATCGTGGCCGGCAACCCGAAGGTTTTCGCGCAACTCATGCAGGTGATCCAGCAGCACCGCGGCGACCTGGCCTGA
- the hpnC gene encoding squalene synthase HpnC: MPVDHYENFPVASLLVPARLRPAVEALYGFARSADDIADEGDLPADERLAGLDRYRAQLDAIDADTAVRDPVFTRLQSAVRTHALPTAPMRDLLDAFSQDVVKTRYADFAELGDYCRRSANPVGRLMLHLFEVDDVESLRQSDAICTSLQLINFWQDVAIDWAKGRVYLPQDEVAHHGVTEQKIAEARVDEAWRALMQFQVDRARKLLLEGAPLALRLRGRFGLELRLVVQGGLAILDAIEAVGHDVFRFRPTLKKTDWLRLGWRALRMKR, from the coding sequence ATGCCGGTCGACCACTACGAAAACTTTCCCGTTGCCTCGCTGCTCGTACCCGCGCGGCTGCGACCTGCGGTGGAAGCGCTCTACGGTTTCGCGCGAAGCGCCGACGACATTGCAGACGAGGGGGACCTGCCGGCCGATGAACGCCTGGCCGGCCTCGATCGGTACCGTGCCCAACTGGACGCGATCGATGCCGACACCGCCGTGCGCGATCCAGTGTTCACGCGACTGCAGTCCGCGGTCCGCACACACGCCCTACCCACCGCGCCGATGAGGGATCTCCTCGATGCCTTTTCGCAGGACGTCGTGAAGACGCGCTACGCGGATTTTGCTGAACTGGGCGACTACTGCCGACGCTCGGCCAATCCGGTCGGACGCCTGATGCTCCACCTCTTTGAGGTCGACGACGTCGAGAGCCTGCGTCAGTCGGACGCGATCTGTACGAGCCTCCAGTTGATCAATTTCTGGCAAGACGTCGCGATCGACTGGGCAAAGGGTCGTGTCTACTTGCCTCAAGACGAAGTGGCACACCACGGCGTCACCGAGCAGAAGATCGCCGAGGCTCGGGTAGACGAGGCCTGGCGTGCTCTGATGCAATTCCAGGTTGATCGGGCCCGCAAACTGTTGCTCGAGGGCGCGCCGCTTGCGCTGAGGCTGCGCGGGCGCTTCGGCCTGGAATTGCGACTCGTCGTGCAAGGCGGGCTCGCGATCCTCGACGCAATCGAGGCAGTGGGCCACGATGTCTTCCGCTTTCGCCCCACGCTCAAGAAAACAGATTGGCTGCGCCTTGGCTGGCGCGCCCTACGCATGAAACGATGA
- the hscB gene encoding Fe-S protein assembly co-chaperone HscB: MNLHPAFGDFYSLFNLPRAFALEAARLESAYLDVQGRVHPDRFAHLSENERRVSMQWAAHANEAYQTLRRPLSRARYLLELGGVDPEIESNTAMPAAFLMRQMMLREAVEEATDEEDVDALDALIRELKVEARAIETALAQDFDQNHDLSAAAGRVRQLMFLDRLQQEIRSALERLDN, translated from the coding sequence ATGAATCTTCACCCCGCCTTCGGCGATTTCTACTCGCTCTTCAACCTGCCGCGCGCCTTCGCGCTCGAAGCCGCACGGTTGGAGTCCGCCTACCTGGACGTGCAAGGGCGCGTGCATCCGGATCGCTTTGCGCACCTCTCGGAAAACGAGCGCCGCGTCTCGATGCAATGGGCCGCGCATGCCAACGAGGCCTACCAGACGCTGCGTCGCCCGCTGTCGCGCGCGCGATATCTGCTGGAGCTCGGTGGCGTCGATCCCGAGATCGAGTCCAATACCGCGATGCCGGCCGCATTCCTGATGCGCCAGATGATGCTGCGCGAGGCGGTCGAAGAAGCCACCGACGAAGAAGACGTGGATGCACTGGACGCCTTGATCCGCGAGCTGAAGGTGGAGGCGCGTGCCATCGAGACGGCGCTCGCCCAGGACTTCGACCAGAATCACGACCTTTCCGCCGCCGCCGGTCGCGTGCGGCAACTGATGTTCCTCGATCGCCTGCAGCAAGAAATCCGCAGCGCGCTCGAACGTCTGGACAACTGA
- a CDS encoding GspH/FimT family pseudopilin, whose amino-acid sequence MPAVQPGHLRGFTLIELMIAVTVFAIGVAIAIPNFATLIAGRKLTTAASNLRADLSFARIEATRRGRSVGVCPADVRSGTASACGGSTDWSNGWLVYADANGNGSLDGGETVLRVRPPEKAISATPLSSEGTLASVQNVDARPTGELTASGRIRFCKSGVVGTELVVGMSGSLRTETTSSSCS is encoded by the coding sequence GTGCCTGCCGTGCAACCCGGTCATCTCCGGGGCTTCACTCTCATTGAGTTAATGATCGCGGTAACCGTATTTGCGATCGGCGTCGCCATCGCGATACCAAATTTCGCCACCCTGATCGCCGGACGCAAACTCACTACGGCCGCGTCGAATCTGCGCGCTGACCTATCCTTTGCGCGCATCGAGGCCACTCGCCGCGGGCGCAGTGTGGGCGTATGCCCGGCGGATGTCAGGTCCGGAACGGCGTCCGCCTGCGGCGGCAGCACGGACTGGAGCAATGGCTGGCTGGTATACGCGGACGCGAATGGGAACGGAAGCCTAGACGGCGGTGAAACCGTTCTTCGCGTACGCCCGCCAGAGAAAGCCATCTCCGCTACACCGTTGAGTTCAGAGGGCACTCTGGCTAGCGTGCAGAACGTCGATGCGCGCCCCACTGGCGAACTCACGGCCAGCGGCCGGATCCGTTTTTGCAAGAGCGGTGTCGTCGGGACTGAGCTCGTCGTCGGAATGAGCGGCAGTCTGCGCACAGAAACCACCAGTTCCAGCTGTTCCTGA
- a CDS encoding RNA methyltransferase, producing the protein MSEPSALAQVRVVLSRPSHPGNIGAAARAMKTMGLSRLYLVEPKSFPHPEAEVRASGAVDVLESAVVCSDLAEALSGTVLAVALTSRRRELCAPPRWLPEAAEELLAYAEQGEVAVVFGNETFGLSNEEVALCQRAVTIPANPAYASLNLGSAVQVIAWELRRQCLVPRLEPLPQTIGDAATHDEIERLLAHFERAMIDSEFLDPANPRRLMPRLRRLFGRAGLEKEEVAILRGALASFERKD; encoded by the coding sequence ATGTCCGAACCCTCGGCGCTCGCGCAAGTGCGTGTAGTGCTCTCGCGCCCCAGTCACCCCGGAAACATCGGCGCCGCCGCGCGTGCCATGAAGACCATGGGACTGTCACGCCTCTATCTTGTCGAGCCCAAGAGCTTTCCGCATCCGGAGGCAGAGGTTCGCGCCTCGGGTGCGGTCGATGTGCTGGAGAGTGCAGTCGTCTGCAGCGATCTGGCTGAAGCGCTTTCAGGCACCGTGCTGGCCGTGGCGCTTACGTCGCGCCGACGCGAACTGTGTGCACCACCGCGCTGGCTCCCCGAGGCGGCTGAAGAGCTCCTCGCATACGCCGAGCAGGGCGAAGTCGCGGTTGTCTTCGGCAATGAGACCTTCGGTCTTTCCAATGAGGAAGTGGCGCTGTGCCAGCGGGCGGTGACCATTCCCGCCAATCCGGCTTACGCTTCCCTGAATCTTGGCTCTGCCGTGCAGGTGATCGCCTGGGAGTTGCGTCGCCAATGCCTCGTGCCGCGTCTGGAGCCCTTGCCGCAGACGATCGGGGATGCAGCCACGCATGACGAGATCGAGCGCCTGCTGGCGCATTTCGAGCGCGCGATGATCGATTCGGAGTTCTTGGATCCGGCCAACCCGCGTCGCCTGATGCCGCGCCTGCGTCGGCTCTTCGGGCGTGCGGGCCTGGAAAAGGAAGAGGTCGCCATCCTGAGGGGGGCTTTGGCGAGCTTCGAACGCAAAGACTGA
- the iscR gene encoding Fe-S cluster assembly transcriptional regulator IscR, with amino-acid sequence MRLTTKGRFAVTAMIDLALREGDGPVTLAGISERQKISLSYLEQLFGKLRRHGLVASVRGPGGGYCLAQPLKEISVADIISAVDEPLDATQCGGKENCQDEHRCMTHDLWTNLNKRMHEYLDSVSLNCLVEQQRGRPSIVNVLRDERARRGVSRSVEPQGEAAPSASGASLPA; translated from the coding sequence ATGCGACTCACCACCAAGGGAAGATTTGCGGTCACTGCGATGATCGATCTCGCGCTGCGCGAGGGCGATGGCCCGGTGACTCTGGCGGGCATCAGTGAGCGTCAGAAGATTTCTCTTTCCTACCTTGAGCAACTCTTCGGCAAGCTGCGCCGCCACGGTCTGGTGGCGAGCGTGCGTGGCCCCGGTGGCGGTTACTGTCTGGCCCAGCCGCTCAAGGAGATTTCGGTCGCCGACATCATCTCTGCGGTCGATGAACCCCTGGACGCGACTCAGTGTGGCGGCAAGGAAAACTGCCAGGACGAGCATCGCTGCATGACGCACGACCTGTGGACCAACCTCAACAAGCGCATGCACGAATATCTCGATTCGGTCAGCCTCAACTGTCTGGTCGAGCAGCAGCGTGGGCGTCCGTCGATCGTCAATGTCCTACGTGACGAGCGCGCCCGGCGTGGCGTGAGCCGTTCGGTCGAACCGCAGGGCGAAGCCGCGCCTTCGGCCTCCGGCGCGAGTCTGCCGGCCTGA
- a CDS encoding NAD-dependent epimerase/dehydratase family protein, which translates to MAKRPLALVTGANGFVGRHLVDLLQRSGWRVRAALRAPYDGAWDESVVVGELCADTPWEAALDGADYVFHLAARVHVLHETDADPEAAFTRSNVDGTRALAIAAAASDVKRLVFVSTAKVCGETTPRGAPFDDACEPAPQGPYARSKWAAETAIAGSGVAYCILRPPLVYGPGVGANFAAMMRWVERGWWLPLGAICNERSLLYVGNLCDALLRAATHPDAQGEHFLVDDGTPLSTPELLRAVAAAARVKSRLIAVPQWMLAGALRLAGRGAEASRLTGSLAIDSSRIRKKLDWQPPFSRQDGLRATLAQNR; encoded by the coding sequence GTGGCTAAACGCCCGCTCGCACTCGTCACGGGCGCCAACGGATTTGTCGGTCGCCACCTCGTCGACCTGCTGCAGCGCTCCGGCTGGCGGGTGCGCGCCGCGCTGCGGGCGCCGTACGACGGCGCTTGGGACGAATCGGTTGTCGTCGGCGAGTTATGCGCCGACACGCCGTGGGAGGCAGCACTCGATGGCGCGGACTACGTCTTCCATCTCGCCGCCCGGGTGCACGTGCTGCACGAGACGGACGCTGACCCCGAGGCCGCGTTCACCCGCTCCAACGTGGACGGAACGCGAGCATTGGCGATCGCCGCCGCAGCCTCAGACGTCAAGCGCCTGGTCTTCGTGTCGACCGCAAAGGTTTGCGGGGAGACCACGCCCCGCGGCGCGCCATTCGACGATGCGTGCGAACCAGCGCCGCAAGGCCCCTACGCACGCAGCAAGTGGGCGGCGGAAACAGCCATCGCAGGTAGCGGCGTTGCGTACTGCATCCTGCGTCCGCCGCTTGTTTACGGCCCCGGCGTAGGCGCCAATTTTGCGGCGATGATGCGTTGGGTGGAGCGCGGCTGGTGGCTTCCGCTCGGAGCAATCTGCAATGAGCGCAGCCTCCTGTATGTCGGCAACCTGTGCGACGCCCTGCTGCGCGCGGCCACCCACCCCGACGCGCAGGGAGAACATTTCCTGGTCGACGACGGCACTCCGCTATCCACGCCGGAACTCCTGCGCGCCGTCGCCGCAGCGGCTCGCGTGAAATCGCGGCTGATCGCAGTCCCGCAGTGGATGCTAGCCGGCGCCTTGCGCCTCGCCGGGCGCGGCGCCGAGGCATCGCGCCTGACCGGATCGCTGGCGATAGACAGCAGCCGCATCCGCAAGAAACTCGACTGGCAGCCACCGTTCAGCCGTCAGGACGGGCTTCGCGCGACGCTCGCACAAAACCGCTAA
- the iscU gene encoding Fe-S cluster assembly scaffold IscU yields the protein MAYSEKVLDHYENPRNVGSFKKEEAGIGTGMVGAPACGDVMKLQIKVNPETGVIEDAKFKTYGCGSAIASSSLVTEWVKGKTLDQALAVKNTQIAEELALPPVKIHCSILAEDAIKAAVEDYRQKNAADK from the coding sequence ATGGCCTATAGCGAAAAGGTGCTGGATCACTACGAAAACCCGCGCAACGTCGGTTCCTTCAAGAAGGAAGAGGCGGGCATCGGCACCGGCATGGTAGGCGCACCCGCCTGCGGCGACGTAATGAAGCTGCAGATCAAGGTGAACCCGGAAACCGGCGTCATCGAGGACGCAAAGTTCAAGACTTACGGCTGCGGCTCGGCAATCGCCTCGAGTTCGCTGGTGACCGAGTGGGTCAAGGGCAAGACCCTGGATCAGGCGCTGGCGGTGAAGAACACCCAGATCGCCGAAGAGCTGGCGCTGCCGCCGGTGAAGATCCACTGCTCGATCCTCGCCGAAGACGCGATCAAGGCCGCGGTGGAGGACTACCGCCAGAAGAACGCGGCGGACAAGTAA
- the hpnD gene encoding presqualene diphosphate synthase HpnD yields MNPDDYCQQRAAASGSSFYYSFLFLPPERRRAITALYAFCREVDDVVDECHDLSLAQAKLDWWRGELQAVYGGTPEHPVGQALVPVVRDFDLSQAHMAEIIDGMQMDLTQSRYLDYKGLELYCHRVAGVVGLLAAKIFGFTNPRTLEYAHELGLAFQLTNIIRDVGEDAMRGRIYLPVDELQRFNVPARSITERQHTEAFAALMQFQIARAETQYDRALALLPKEDRRAQKAGLIMAAIYRETLGEIRKDGARVLSHRVSLTPTRKLWLALKTVVRG; encoded by the coding sequence ATGAATCCAGACGACTATTGCCAGCAACGCGCCGCAGCAAGCGGCTCGTCCTTCTATTACAGCTTCCTCTTCCTGCCACCGGAGCGCCGCCGTGCGATCACGGCGCTCTACGCGTTCTGCCGTGAGGTAGACGATGTCGTCGACGAATGTCACGACCTGTCGCTCGCGCAAGCCAAACTGGACTGGTGGCGCGGGGAACTGCAAGCCGTGTACGGCGGCACGCCCGAACACCCCGTCGGCCAGGCGCTGGTCCCGGTTGTGCGCGACTTCGATCTGTCGCAAGCGCATATGGCCGAGATCATCGACGGCATGCAGATGGATCTGACCCAGTCGCGCTACCTTGACTACAAGGGCCTTGAGCTCTACTGCCACCGCGTCGCGGGCGTCGTCGGACTGCTCGCCGCCAAGATCTTCGGATTCACCAATCCGCGCACGCTCGAATACGCCCACGAGCTTGGCCTGGCCTTCCAGCTCACCAACATCATCCGCGACGTCGGCGAAGACGCGATGCGGGGTCGCATTTATCTGCCGGTGGACGAACTGCAACGCTTCAATGTGCCCGCCCGCTCGATCACGGAACGCCAGCACACCGAGGCCTTCGCAGCACTCATGCAGTTCCAGATCGCGCGCGCGGAAACCCAATACGACCGGGCACTGGCGCTCCTGCCCAAAGAGGATCGCCGCGCGCAGAAAGCCGGGCTCATCATGGCCGCGATCTACCGGGAAACCCTCGGTGAAATCCGCAAGGACGGCGCCCGCGTCCTGAGCCATCGCGTTTCACTGACCCCGACGCGCAAGCTCTGGCTCGCACTCAAGACGGTGGTCCGTGGCTAA
- a CDS encoding cysteine desulfurase family protein codes for MFAPVYLDHNASTPLDPRVREAMLPYLDARFGNASSRHEYGRQARAAIDQARQQVAAAVGAHSTEVVFTSGGSESNNLFLKGVAASAKPGLLVLGATEHPCVREPARQLARQGWSVETLAVDEAGRLDGAAFDAALQRRPRVVSLMWANNETGVINPIEALAARVRAAGAWFHSDAAQALGKLRVDFRASGAHALTVSGHKLGGPIGAGALILDKRLELAPLIAGGGQERGLRSGTENVAAIVGFGRAAELAVEAQQESAARLRDLRDYLESRLHAQGARIFGAGAERLPNTSFFAFEHIDGETLVGRLDRAGFAVASGSACSSADPRPSATLLAMGVAPEFARGAIRVSLGRSSTQEDVDGFARVLGETVMELKRLAALAA; via the coding sequence ATGTTCGCGCCCGTCTATCTCGATCACAACGCCTCGACGCCGCTGGATCCGCGCGTGCGGGAGGCGATGCTGCCGTATCTGGATGCGCGTTTCGGCAATGCGTCGAGCCGGCACGAATACGGTCGGCAGGCGAGGGCGGCGATCGATCAGGCGCGTCAGCAGGTGGCTGCAGCGGTGGGGGCGCACTCGACCGAAGTGGTGTTCACCAGCGGTGGTTCCGAATCGAACAATCTCTTCCTGAAGGGCGTCGCGGCGAGCGCGAAACCCGGCTTGCTGGTACTTGGCGCGACCGAGCACCCCTGCGTGCGAGAGCCGGCCCGTCAGCTCGCTCGCCAGGGCTGGAGCGTCGAGACCCTGGCGGTCGATGAAGCGGGGCGGCTCGACGGCGCGGCTTTTGATGCCGCGCTGCAAAGGCGGCCGCGCGTGGTGTCGCTCATGTGGGCGAACAATGAAACGGGCGTGATCAACCCGATTGAAGCCCTTGCGGCCCGCGTGCGAGCGGCCGGGGCCTGGTTTCATTCGGATGCCGCGCAGGCTCTTGGTAAACTAAGGGTCGATTTTCGCGCCAGTGGAGCGCATGCCTTGACGGTGTCGGGGCACAAGCTTGGCGGGCCCATCGGGGCCGGCGCCCTGATCTTGGACAAGCGGCTCGAACTCGCGCCCTTGATTGCCGGTGGCGGCCAGGAGCGCGGGTTGCGCTCGGGCACGGAGAACGTCGCGGCGATTGTCGGCTTCGGCCGTGCCGCGGAACTGGCGGTCGAGGCGCAGCAAGAAAGCGCAGCGCGCTTGCGCGACCTGCGCGATTACCTGGAAAGCCGCTTGCACGCGCAAGGCGCCCGGATCTTCGGCGCCGGCGCTGAGCGCCTGCCCAACACGAGTTTCTTTGCCTTCGAACACATCGATGGCGAAACCCTGGTCGGGCGGCTGGATCGTGCCGGTTTTGCGGTGGCGAGCGGGTCGGCCTGCTCCAGCGCGGATCCGCGGCCTTCGGCCACCTTGCTCGCGATGGGCGTAGCGCCTGAATTCGCGCGGGGTGCAATCCGCGTGAGCCTTGGCCGCAGCAGCACGCAGGAAGATGTCGATGGTTTTGCCCGTGTCCTGGGCGAGACCGTCATGGAATTGAAGCGACTGGCCGCCTTGGCGGCCTGA
- the iscA gene encoding iron-sulfur cluster assembly protein IscA has product MSVTLTERAAKHVSGFLSRRGKGVGVRLGVRTSGCSGMAYKLEYADAADAEDLVFESFGVQVLVDPKSLPYLDGTELDFVREGLNEGFKFNNPNVKDACGCGESFNV; this is encoded by the coding sequence ATGTCAGTCACATTGACCGAACGCGCCGCCAAGCATGTCAGCGGCTTCCTGAGCCGCCGTGGCAAAGGTGTCGGTGTCCGCCTCGGGGTGCGTACCTCGGGTTGTTCCGGCATGGCCTACAAGCTCGAGTATGCGGACGCCGCCGACGCCGAAGACCTGGTTTTCGAGAGCTTTGGCGTACAGGTGCTGGTCGACCCGAAGAGCCTGCCCTACCTCGACGGAACGGAGCTGGACTTCGTGCGCGAAGGCCTCAACGAGGGGTTCAAGTTCAACAACCCCAATGTGAAGGACGCGTGCGGCTGCGGAGAAAGCTTCAACGTGTGA
- a CDS encoding HNH endonuclease gives MILVEHGTLAYASRRPLILTLDVNGQPFRWISWQHAVIYHARDQVAWNAGDNQFAFHGGVQQHSGERSEIITNSIIAIRGKALAAKALQQTPPLSNRELFQRDRHTCAYCGHPFSGQRLTRDHVVPVVQGGRDVWMNVVTACRACNQRKAGRTPEQARMELLYTPYVPNKAEYLILCNRNILADQMDFLARHVPRQSRIHAT, from the coding sequence GTGATCCTCGTTGAACATGGCACGCTCGCGTATGCGTCGCGGCGCCCGCTGATCCTGACGCTTGACGTCAACGGACAGCCATTTCGCTGGATCAGTTGGCAGCACGCGGTGATCTACCATGCGCGCGATCAGGTCGCCTGGAACGCCGGCGACAACCAGTTCGCCTTCCACGGCGGCGTCCAGCAGCATTCGGGGGAGCGCTCCGAGATTATCACCAACAGCATCATTGCGATTCGCGGGAAGGCGCTAGCCGCCAAGGCACTGCAGCAAACCCCGCCGCTGTCGAATCGCGAGCTATTCCAGCGTGATCGCCACACCTGCGCCTATTGCGGCCACCCGTTCTCCGGCCAGAGGCTCACCCGCGACCACGTCGTTCCCGTCGTCCAAGGCGGTCGCGACGTGTGGATGAACGTCGTCACGGCCTGTCGCGCCTGCAACCAGAGGAAAGCCGGCCGCACGCCCGAACAGGCGCGCATGGAGCTGCTCTACACCCCCTACGTTCCCAACAAGGCGGAATACCTGATCCTCTGCAATCGGAACATCCTCGCCGACCAGATGGACTTCCTGGCCCGCCACGTCCCCCGCCAGAGCCGCATCCACGCGACTTAA
- the cysE gene encoding serine O-acetyltransferase: protein MFARLREDISSVLERDPAARSRWEVLTCYPGVHALLFHRLAHRLWYGGFHWLARFTSHVSRFLTGIEIHPGATVGRRVFIDHGMGVVIGETAEIGDDCTIYQAVTLGGTSLYRGAKRHPTLEAGVVVGAGAKVLGGFTVGAGARIGSNAVVVKPVPAGATAVGNPARIIEPGRDAAREEKAREMGFSAYGVTRDTDDPVARALHGVLDHAVETDRRLECLLERLKAAGININGEMEASDQFDPNALSKMVD from the coding sequence ATGTTTGCGCGTCTGCGTGAAGACATCAGCAGCGTTCTCGAACGCGATCCCGCCGCTCGTTCCCGGTGGGAGGTGCTGACCTGTTATCCGGGCGTGCACGCCTTGCTGTTCCACCGGCTTGCGCATCGCCTTTGGTATGGTGGCTTCCACTGGCTCGCGCGCTTTACCTCGCATGTCTCGCGCTTCCTGACCGGGATCGAGATCCACCCTGGCGCGACGGTCGGCCGCCGTGTCTTTATCGATCACGGTATGGGCGTGGTGATCGGCGAAACCGCTGAAATCGGCGACGACTGCACTATCTATCAGGCCGTCACCTTGGGTGGTACGTCGCTCTACCGTGGGGCCAAGCGTCACCCGACGCTGGAGGCCGGCGTCGTGGTCGGCGCGGGCGCGAAAGTGCTGGGTGGCTTCACGGTTGGGGCGGGTGCGCGAATCGGCTCGAACGCCGTTGTCGTCAAGCCGGTTCCGGCGGGCGCGACAGCCGTTGGGAATCCGGCGCGGATCATTGAGCCGGGCCGCGACGCCGCGCGCGAAGAGAAAGCGCGCGAGATGGGTTTTTCCGCCTACGGGGTTACCCGAGACACGGACGACCCGGTGGCGCGTGCCCTGCACGGCGTGCTCGATCACGCGGTGGAGACCGATCGCCGCCTTGAATGCTTGCTTGAACGCCTCAAGGCGGCCGGGATCAACATCAACGGTGAGATGGAGGCTTCGGATCAATTCGATCCCAATGCCTTGTCCAAAATGGTGGATTGA